From Pseudomonas sp. stari2:
GCAAGACCGATGGTGATCGCCGGGAACAGGATGTGGAACGAGATGGTGAACGCGAACTGAATTCGGGCGAGATCCAGGGCCTCTAAACCGAACATAAGCTTTCCTCTATCAGATAACGGTTCCAGGACTGGCGGCCTTGAACCACTGCCCCCACGGGTATGGAGTGCGGCGAACTCGGATTCGTTCTTCTTTTTTACAGGCATCGCGACGCAGGGAGTCTGTCGACGGGTCCGCGATCGTTTCCACGAAGGGTCTTGATCTGGATCAATCAACGTTGAAAGAGTAGTCCCATTTCCGACGGGGAACCGCGTGGTCTTTTGCCGCGTGACAAGTTGCCTCACAGTCCTGGCAACGCCCTGAAATACATCCTTGGCCGGGTACGGTGTCCGAGTGCGGAAAAATCGATGTCTGGCTAACTAAATTTTCTGTCATAGCAACTTCCTGTTACAGACAGGTGATAATCTCGCGATTCCCCCTCGATCAAGACCGGCCCGCAGATGCCCAGCCAAGAGCCCTTGCTGTTACGCCACCACCGTCCCTTTCTTGCGTTCTGGTTTGCCCGGATCTTCACTGCCAGCGGTTTCCAGATGCTCACCGTAGCCATCGGCTGGAACCTCTATCAACTGACCGGCAACGTGCTCGACCTTGGCTTGGTCGGTTTGGTGGAATTCGCCCCACGGGTGTTGTTCATGCTGCACACCGGTCACGTTGCCGACCGCTACGACCGATGCAAGGTCGCGGCAATCTGTCAGTCGTTGCAGGCGTTGATCGCCCTGGCACTGGCCATCGGCAGCGCTACTGACCATGTCACCCGGGAAATGATCTTTATCCTGGCGTTCCTTCTGGGTGCTGCGCGCTCCTTCGAAATGCCGACCACCCAGGCGCTGCTACCGAGCATCGTGCCCAGCGTGCTGTTCCCACGGGCGGTCGCGGCGGCGCAGTCGGCACAGCAATCGGCCACCATCGTCGCCCCGGCGCTCGGCGGTCTGCTCTATGCCTTCGGCAGCGTCTGGGTCTATGGCCCGACGGTCGTTCTGTATGTCATTGCCTGCACCCTGATGCTCAACCTGCCCGCGCGACAGACCCCGCTGAACAAAGGCAAGGCAACACTGGATTCGTTGCTGGCGGGGATTCGCTTTATTCGCAGTCGCCCGGACATTCTCGGGGCGATCTCGCTGGATCTGTTCGCCGTGCTGCTCGGCGGCGCCACGGCGTTGTTGCCGGTGTTCGCCAAGGACATCCTGCTGACCGGACCTTGGGGCCTCGGGTTGCTGCGTTCGGCGCCGGCTGTGGGGGCGTTGATGATGTCGCTGTTCCTGGCGCGCTTCGCCGTCGAACGCAACGTCGGCCGGGTGATGTTCACCGCCGTCGGCGTATTCGGTGTGGCCACCATCGCCTTCGGTCTGTCGACGTCGTTCTGGTTCTCGCTGGCGGTGCTGGTGGTGCTCGGCGCGGCGGACATGATCAGCATGGTAATCCGCGCCTCGTTCGTGCAACTG
This genomic window contains:
- a CDS encoding MFS transporter, with the translated sequence MPSQEPLLLRHHRPFLAFWFARIFTASGFQMLTVAIGWNLYQLTGNVLDLGLVGLVEFAPRVLFMLHTGHVADRYDRCKVAAICQSLQALIALALAIGSATDHVTREMIFILAFLLGAARSFEMPTTQALLPSIVPSVLFPRAVAAAQSAQQSATIVAPALGGLLYAFGSVWVYGPTVVLYVIACTLMLNLPARQTPLNKGKATLDSLLAGIRFIRSRPDILGAISLDLFAVLLGGATALLPVFAKDILLTGPWGLGLLRSAPAVGALMMSLFLARFAVERNVGRVMFTAVGVFGVATIAFGLSTSFWFSLAVLVVLGAADMISMVIRASFVQLETPDEMRGRVSAVNGLFIGASNQLGEFESGLTAHWFGTVPAVVMGGIGTLVVTGTWIKLFPTLANRDRMHVPVEEVKA